The Caloranaerobacter sp. TR13 DNA segment ATTGCTACACCAATGACCCATGACATTGACTGACTTTTATCTAAAGCTTTTATTATACCACCTACACCCATGATTGGGGCATAAAATACCATTCTTATTATTATAACAATGAGCATTTGTATTTGAGTGATATCATTAGTAGTTCGTGTTATAAGGGAGGCAGTGGAAAACTTATCTATCTCTGCTTTTGAGAAGCTTTGAACCTTAGTAAACACTGCCATTCGAAGATTACGAGCCAATCCAGCAGCAGTTCTTGAGGCTAAAAATCCTACTCCAACAATACATAATGCACTTATTAAGGAAATGAGAAGCATTTTTATACCAGTATTAATAATATATCTTGTTTGTATTTTTTCTGTATCTATTCCTAATGCTTCATATTCAGCCTTAATTGGACCAGCAGCAGCTTGTACAATCATTTTGTTTCCTAAGGCAATAAATTGCTTGTTTATTTCATTACTAATTTTAGTTCTCTGTTCTTGTGGCAGATTCTTAAAAAGACTAAATAGGTCAGTACTTGCAGGAATTTTATTTCCATTAAAGTCTATCATACCACCCTTTGCTTCTGACTTCATTTTATTAATGCCTGAAACAACTAGAATTGCTTTTCCCATTATTGGATTTAATTCATCAATTTTAGATTTGCCAATATTATTTAGTACATAAATTGGTTCATTTTTTAAAGTTGGGTAAAGCTCAACATAATGAGCATAATCTTTACTTGATTTGGTAATTAAAGTGTAACTATCCATAACTAGTTTTATATCTTTTTGCTCCATAAAGATAATCATTTTATTCATCTGACTTTCTCTAATTGCTTCTGGCACTGCATTTACTATACCACCTTGCTGTATGCCGTTATTAACAATATTCGACATATAATCTGGTAGTGACAAATCTGCCATAGCTTGAGCAAATAATAGTATTATTGCTGCCATAATAAGTCCCGTAAATGGTTTTAAATATTTTATTAATTTTAACATGACATCTACCCCTAACTATTTATATTATTTTTTATAAATTCCATTTTTTATCAGTTTTATCTGCTTTTTATACAATTGCATTGACTCATCAAAAGATAATTTTTTTGCAAAACTCTCAACAATATTGCCCATGGTAAGTTTTGTAAGTATTCTGAAGATAATCCAAACATCATCTAGCTCTTTAATGTTTAATTTTGAAAGATCTATTAATTTTACTAGTTCATCTAAATGTTTTCTTTTGTTTTCTTTTCTTAACCATGGAGCTATATTCTGCTCTATCCTGTGATTCATATTTAAAAAAGCATTTTTAAAAAAGTTTTTGTCTTCTTCATTCGTTAAGAAGTGTAGTAATTGTTCATATAGAAGTATGAAGGCTTCTATTAAATCACCATTGGTATCCACTAGAAATTTCTTAAATTTACGTTCGTTCATGTCTCTAAAGTCTTTTATGACTAAAAAGAAAATATCTTCTTTGTTTTCGAAATATTGATAAAAGCTACCTCTAGGTATATTAGCATTCTTAATAATATTTGAAATAGATGCTTCATAGATAGGGACTCTGGAAAACTCTTTTCGGGCTGCATCAATTATTTTTTTCTTTTTATCTTCTGGTAAGTTAAAAAAAGTTTGTTTAGGCATTTACATCACTCCATAATAAGTATAATATGACAACTTGTCATATTATTAATGTTATATGACAACTTGTCATATGTCAATAATGTTAGTACTATTTTCGAATAATTTAGTGGTGAGATGGATGTTCTTATGACTACAAAGGAAAAATTTTTATTATGATAAAATTATAGAGGCATGAATCGTGTTATTAGAATATTCAATGTGTAGGTGAAGATGAACAATGATCAATATTAATAAGCTGTTTGCCCCTTTTTGGGACACGATAATTGAAAAACTTCATATTGATATGGAAAATCATACGATTAGGTTGCTGATTAGAAGTGATAATGAGGATGTAAGAATCTTTACTAATATAATTTTAGAAGAAGTTGTTGCTTTTTGTTGGATTAATGAGTCGTTTTATCAAATTTTTCTGCTTCACCTAATATAGTATTGGAAATCTGGAATTCTATATTACTTATTGAAGCCAAAAAATGACTTTTAATGGCGAAACCTATGAGCTGATAAAAAATTATCAAAGAACAAGAAAAATAAATAAAATCAAATAGAAAATACATAATTTTAAAGTGTAATAACATTCATATAGGAAAAGCTTGCTACGGCAAGTTTTTTTAATTTCTTGTCTTTAAATAATAGGCAAATCTTTTTGATTTTTAAGTAAGTATCAAATGATTTAAGAATTACTTGCATCTGTTCAAAGAACAGATGATTAGCTTTTACTTTAAAAATAAAATAGTCTATTTTAGAAGGAAAATAATTTCAAATATTGAAGTTATTATTAATAACTTATAAAGGTGTGCTTAGATCGGCTCAAAAATATTTTGTAAATCAACAATGAATATTATTTAGGTAATATCAATAAAACATCTTTTGAAGATATATTTTTACAACATATTAAGAATAATGAAGAAATTAATAATAATATTTTAAGTAAAAAAACGATGTTTGAACTTTTAGGGAAAAATGAAAAGTTTAAATATTTTCAAGGAAAGGGATGCACTAAAAGAAGTAAAAATAGAGTAGATTATTATATGGAAACTATGCTTAAATTGATAAAATACATTAGTCAATATGATGGAGGAATATATGGAAACAACAGCGTTAATTAAGAATAGACCTTA contains these protein-coding regions:
- a CDS encoding TetR/AcrR family transcriptional regulator, with the protein product MPKQTFFNLPEDKKKKIIDAARKEFSRVPIYEASISNIIKNANIPRGSFYQYFENKEDIFFLVIKDFRDMNERKFKKFLVDTNGDLIEAFILLYEQLLHFLTNEEDKNFFKNAFLNMNHRIEQNIAPWLRKENKRKHLDELVKLIDLSKLNIKELDDVWIIFRILTKLTMGNIVESFAKKLSFDESMQLYKKQIKLIKNGIYKK